Sequence from the Burkholderia sp. GAS332 genome:
TCGCAGAACCGCTACGCCATCGGGGACCGTGACCCGCTCAAATACAACCCCGACGGTTCACTCGACATCTATATCCAACGTCAGTCGCCTGGTGCGGATAAGGAGTCGAACTGGTTGCCCGCTCCGGCAAGTGGGGCGTTCACGATGAATTTGCGCCTCTATTGGCCGAAGCGCGAAGTGCTATTGGGGCAATGGTCCCCGCCGGCGGTAAAGCGCCTCGACTAAGTCGCGCAGAAAGACAAAACCGTTTGCCATCCAGCACCCGCGCGGCAAACGGTGCCCCTCAACCTCCGGAGATACTGTCAGGAGACAAACTCATGCAATCCCTCGGCCAGATGATGTACGCGCCGATGCTTTTGTCATCGATACTCGAACAGGCCGCACGCCATTCCGCCGATGTTGAAATCGTGTCGCGGCGGGTGGAAGGCGATGTCCACCGCTATACGTATCGCGACTGTCATGCACGTTCCATGCAGCTCGCTCAGGCGCTCCTCGCGCGCGGCATCCAGACCGGCGAACGCATCGGCACGCTGGCCTGGAACGGCTATCGTCACATGGAGCTGTATTACGGTGTAAGCGGCATCGGGGCCGTGTGCCATACGATCAATCCCCGGCTGTTCCCCGAGCAGATCGCCTATATCATCAATCACGCGCGCGACCGCTTCGTCTTCTTCGATGCATCGTTCGCCGCGCTCGTCGAACAGATCGCCGGACAATGTCCGCATGTCGAAGCATGGATCATGCTGGGCGACGAAACCGCGCTGCCGTGCAAATTCGCCGTGCCGCTGGAATGCTACGAGAGCCTGATCGCCGGGTACAGCGGGCGCTTCACGTGGCCTCAGTTCGATGAACAGCAGGCCGCCCTGCTTTGCTACACATCCGGCACGACCGGTAACCCGAAGGGCGTGCTGTATTCGCATCGATCAACCACCTTGATGGCCTACGCTTCGGCGCTGCCCGATGTGCTCGCCTTGTCCGCGTCGGAAACCGTCGCACCGGTCGTTCCGATGTTTCATGTGAACGCGTGGGGCCTGCCCTTCTCGGCCACGCTCGTCGGTGCGAAGCTCGTGTTGCCGGGTGCGAAACTCGACGGCGAGTCGCTGAGCAGTCTGTTTGAGCAGGAAGGCGTGACGATGTCCGCGGGCGTCCCGACAGTATGGCTCGGATTCGTCGACTACATGCGGCGCACCGGCAGGACGAACGGTACGTTCAGGCGCGCGATCGTGGGCGGCGCCGCATGTCCGCCACATCTCGCCGCGTCGCTCGAGGAGATCGGGGTGAAGGCGGTGCACGCATGGGGCATGACCGAACTGTCGCCGCTCGGCACGGTCTGCACACCCTCGCATAGCTACGCACGCAAGAGTATCGACGAGCGAAGACTCATCGATGTCAAACAGGGTCGCGTAGTGCCAGGCATCGATCTGAAAATCCTCGACCCGAATGGCGACGAACTGCCGTGGGATGGTAAGTCAGCAGGTGAACTGATGACCCGCGGGCACTGGGTGGTGGACTGTTACTTCGGCACCCACACGTCAGCACTCGAAGACGGCTGGTTTCGGACTGGCGACATCGCAACCATCGATGCAGATGGCTATATGCACATCACCGATCGCAGCAAGGACATGATCAAGTCCGGCGGTGAATGGATTTCGTCGATCGAACTGGAGAACATCGCGGTGTCGCATCCGGAGATCGCACAGGCGGCCTGCATTGCCTGCGCTCATCCGAAATGGGACGAGCGGCCGCTTCTCATCGTGGTGGCTCGCGAAGGCAGCAGCGTCACCGCGCTGGAGCTGTTGCAGTTCTATACGGGCAAGGTATCGAAGTGGTGTGTTCCCGATGACGTCGTGTTCGTTGCCGACCTGCCGCTCACGGGAACCGGGAAAGTGCAGAAGCTGATGCTACGGCAACGCTTCAAAGAGCACTTCACGGATTTCGACGTGCGTACGGTATGACATCCGCTAGCGGGCAACGCTCCGTCTATAGTTGAACCCCGATGGGTAGGCCGAAATGAGCGCCCCAGCCTTCGACGGCGGCGAGGTCTTGTTCACGATGGACGGCGCGTCAGACTTCGGCTGATACATGCGCAGACGCGGCACCACGCACGCCGCGCGTCGCATCGTCCCGGACGACAAGGGATGAAATGGATTTGACCTAGTCTAGCAACAGGACTGCTTTCAGAATATTGGACCAAAGGCCAATTATCAGAACGGCCTGCTATGCATATCATGTGTTAGAACGAGCGCTCGATGGCGTGATCACAGTGCTTTCGTCGAAATCAGCAAAAACGTGAAAGGAGACAGGTGAGATGCAACGGTTTCCTGCAACACGTTCAGCACTCAACGCGACAATCGTCCTGTTTGCCGCTGCGGTGCCAACCGTCACTCTGGCCCAGCAACCTCCAAGCGATGCATGGCAGTTCGAAGCGACGCCCTACCTATGGGCTGCTGGCATGAGCGGGTGGTCGCGCATCGGCGCCCGGACGCCCACCTCCAACGTCGACGTCGGCTTCTCCGACGTGTGGCGGGCATTGAACTTTGGCGCGATGGGCACCTTCGAAGCCCGTAAAGGACGGTGGGGAATCATCGTCGACGGAGTCTACGTGAAGCTCTCGGACACATCCGATCCGCTGCTTAACGGACAACTCGGCACCGTGCGACTGAAAATGACGCAGACGGTCTTGCAGGCGGCAGGCGCATACCGCGTACTCGATAGCCCGGTGACGCCAATCGATGTGCTGGCAGGTGTTCGTTATACCTATCTTCATGGCGATCTTTCCTACTCCGGAGGTCCGCTATTGCCGAATGGCGCCAGTCGAAACAACAGCACGGACTGGACCGACGGTTTCATCGGCCTGCGTGCTGCCTACGCCTTTTCGGAAAAGTGGTCAGTCTTTGGATACGCCGACGCCGGCACCGGTGGCACCAAACATTCGTGGCAATTAATTGCTGGCGCAGATTACAACTTTACGAAGACGATCGCTGCAAAGATCGGATACAGAATACTCAGCATGGACTACGAAAAACCCAATTTTCTTTACAACATGAAGACTGAGGGATTTTTCGCCGGAGTAAGTTTCAAGTTCTGATGTGAAGCACCGAATGCCATCTGCAACACGTCCGTGCCCTGCTCTTCGATCCTCACTGCGCACTGTACGAGATTCGCTTCCGCGCGCTATGGCGCACGCCGCCGTGCCTTCGCGCGGCGCGATAGCATGTTGAGGCACTCGACGAATGCCGAGAATGCCATCGCAGCATGCGGCTTCTCAATGCTTGAAACTGAGGTGTGGTTCGATCAATCCAATCCGATTTCGTCAAGCGATGGGTCGGAAGATCCATTAGCACCTGGGAGTCCCTGGTGCACGGGAGGTTGTCGCGTCCGTCGAAGCTTCGCCGTCTTCCCGCTGTGCCGCGCCGTGCGCCATAAGCGAAGGCGGGGTAGACCTGAAACGAACATCGCGCTGCGGGAACGGAATTTCAATGCCTGCCTGCCTCAGCTCAAGGTCGATCGCCGTGAGTACTTCATGAGTCGCGGGAAGTCGTTGGTCCACACCTTCGACGAATAAGAAAGCCTCAAAATCGAGCGAGCTCTCGCCGAAGGCGCGGAAGAATACGCAGGGCTCCGGATCCGCCAGAATGTATGGCACCGAGCGCGCTGCTTTCAGGATCAATTCGCAGACGAGCGCGGTGTCCGATCCATAAGCGACGCGGATCTTCGGCACGAGCCGCGTGATGGAATCGCTCAGTGTCCAGTTGATCACCCGCTCCGTGATGACCGTTTTGTTGGGTATCACCACTTCTTTGCGATCGAAGTCGACCACCGTGGTGGCGCGCGCCTGCACGCGAGTCACTACGCCGGTCAGATCGCCCACGGTGACCGTATCGCCGATGCGGATCGGCCGCTCGAACAGAATGATCAATCCGGACACGAAGTTGGCGAAGATCTCCTGAAGCCCGAAACCGAGCCCTACGCCCATCGCTGCAACCAGCCACTGAATCCGGGACCAGCTGCCGCCCAGCAGACTGAACACCGTCACTACCGTCCCACCCACGATCACGTAGCGAGCCAATGTGTTGATGGCGTAGCGGCTGCTGCCTGAGAGCCGCACCCGCTCAGGAAACGCGACCTCTAGAAATCCCCCGATGTTTTTGACCGCGATGATCGCGACAAATCCCACGGCCAAGGCGAACATCACCCCGCCAAGGGTTACCGCCCGCTCGACCGTTTGCCCTTCAACGACATCGGAATAGGTCCAGAGAGAAATCTCGTTCAGCAGGCTCAGCCCCGGCAATGCGTCACGCCAGACCACCAGCACGCCCACCACCAGCAGGATGACGGATAAGGCGCGCAACAACCGCGTTGCCTGGGCGCCGATCGATACCGGGTCAGGTCGATCAAGCTTCTTGCGCACCCCATCGACAAAGACGATGGTCTCCGGATCCTTGCCTTGGGCTCGCGCACGCTCAAGTTCGACGCGTTGATTGCGCAGCCAGCGCGCGGCCAGCGCGTGGAATAGCGCGATCGCTGCCGCCGTCAGGCAAGTGAACAGCACGAGCCGGCCGAAAACCTGCGCCGCATGATAGAAGCCGGCCGCCGACAGCACAGCAAGTGAAATCGGCACCATGCACGCGACGAGGTAGAGGACGTGCTTCGCGACCACGCCCCGTTCCTCCGCATTGGAGACAAAATACCGCGTGAAAACGCGGCCACCCGGCCGGAAAGTCACGGCGACCACGCTGGCGAACACGAGAAGGGCCAGCATGTGGCTTAGCCGCCCCAGCGAGGCGCGCACGACGGGGTCATCGTACTGGGAGGCGGCCAGGCTAATGAAGCCGAGCGGTACCACGAGGAACGTGAATGCGCCTGATGCGCGGCGTAGCATACGCACCGACTGGGCATCACGTCCGAATTGCAGTTCGGCAATGCCACCGGGACGGAACAGCCGCAAAAGGAACATCCCTATCAGTACTCCCCACGCGGTGAGGTTGCAAGCCTCACCAACAGCATTGGCAAATTCCGAAGCCGTCGACGAGGCGACAATCAGGTCTCCGATCGCCCCGATTGCCAGCGGCAAAGGCGAGACGAAAAGCAGTGTTATGCCAAGAGCCTGCACCGTGGCGGCGACGTTGCTGTTGCCCGCGACATCCCGACGCTCGGCCAGCCGTTGCAGGCGCGTAAGAAGCCGTTTGCGCATGACCAGGGTGGCGAGCACCACACCGGCCAGCGCCAGCACTTGAATCCAGCGAGCCTGAGCCTGGGTCTCGAGTGTTTCGCCCACCTCACGCCAGCCGCCTGGCGCGGCCAGCCACCGCAGTGTCTGCGGGAAATCACGGAAGGACCGCCCCGACAGAGGCGCCACCGGCACCCAGAACAGCGCCTTGTCAATCAGGCTGCGATAGTCTTGCGCCGTGCTCAACAGTTGGTCCTCGGCAGCGACGAGCTTGTCCAGCGTGTTCAGATAGGTCCGCTGCGACACCCCCAACTGGTCGAGCAGTTCCTTGCGCTCGGCGATCAGGACCTGGGCCTCGCCGCGTAGACTCGCCGATTCCGACGGGGTCGTGCGCGCGCCCTCGTCGCGCATGACAACGTCGAGTTCCTGATCTGGGTCTTCAAGGCGACGTCGCTCCCGCTCAACCTGGAAAGCCGCTGCGGAGATCGACTCGGCGGCCTGCGCCCGTTCGCCACGCGCCCGCCGGAACTGTTCCGCTTCAGGCAGCGCGGCGCCGCGCTCCGCGAGCACCCGGGCCAGCGATTCGGTGAGCTTGCCCCGTTCCAGCCGCAATCGCGCACGCTGAAAATCGAGCTCCAGGTTCTCTGCCTCTGCTGCGCGCAGATTGCGTGCCAGCCGCAACGACTCGATTTGTCTCGCCGTTTCGGCAAGCTGGGCGGAGCTTTGAACATTGGCAGCCGCGAGGCGGCTCAACACGGGGCTGCGGCCCACCAACTGCCGTTCGCGCCCGGCGGCGTCTTCCTCGGCTAGCCGTGCGTCATCGACCCGACGCTGATCGACCTGAGCAGCCAGCCGCTTCAGGTCGGCATCACCACGCTGCACTTGCGCCCGTATCAGTTCCTGTCGTAGTCGCGTTAGACGGACAATGATGGGTTGCGCGTCGATACGATTGCGCAAGACTTCCGCCTCGGCTTCGCGAACCATTAGCGTGGCCCGCTTCGCTTGTAACTCCGTTTTTGCGAGCAAAGTTTGACGTGACGCCCCGGACGCAGTCTGGATCTCATCACGCAGGCGCTCCAGACCGGCTTGCGCCTCGTGCTGCGTGTTGCGCAAATCAGAGGGCTCCGTGTCGGCACGTTCGATTTCGAGGTCGAGTTCCGCGAGTTCGGCGCGTGTCGCGGCCTGACGCGCCTCACTCTGGTCTAGCGTGTGCTCGAGATCATCAAGCGAGCTTGCGCTTGCCGGGGTAGGAATGGCCGGCTCCGACACCGAGCGCAGTCCTTCAAGCTGGCGCTCAAGGTCACGGGTCTGCGCTGGCGCATCCCGCATCAACTGGCGATAGCTCTCCGCCTGGGCACGCAGCTCCGGAACACGCTCCAGATCCGCAAGCGCTGCGCGGGACAACTCCGCGATACGTGCCTTGGTGGGCGCATCGATGTCCTTGCGCACCTCGGCTTCCCGGGCGGTGCGGCGCACTTCTTCGATGGACAAATCAGCGGTGGGGACAGCGCCGGGCGGGTCGCCCTGCGCCGCGACGGCGCTCACGGTTGCTCCGGCCAGCAACAGTCTCGCGATGATCAGGAGAGCAGCCAGACAGGCCGTGCCCGGGAGGCGCCGCGCGCAGCCCACCCCCGCCCTGTCCAGTAGCGCTTTGACAGCGAGGACTAACCGGTGCGGCGGGCTACTCATCAATGTTCGCCTCTCAGTTCAGGGCGCGCCAGCGCACCGGTGAAGCAGCATGACCACGCTACCCGGGTCGGCACTTCAAGGTGCGCGCGTGACCGACAGAGCGACTGCCTCTGTATAGTCGAGCGTCAGCTGGTCGCCCACCTTGACGTTGTCGAGCAATTCCGGATGGCGTACGCGCGCTTCAATCACGTTGCCTTGCGGCCCCTTCACTTTCAACAGCGCACGCTTGCGATCAACGCCGATCACGTCCGCGACAATGGTGGTGCGATGCTGCACGCTGCCGGATGGCATCGCGCCGAGCGGTGCGCTAGCCGCACTCACCGTTTCCGTGGAGCTACGAATCCCGTTACCGGGAGAAACTGACAACGCCACCGCCCGCGTGAGTTTGATACGCACGTGATCGTTCGTTTTTAGCTGATCGAAATTCTTTGCGCCCGGGCCGACTGCAAACACGAATGTCTGCCCCTGTGCGTCGGTCACCTGGACCTCGCGCGTGGCTGGATCAATGGCGCTGATCGTACCAGTCAGTTGATAAGTATCGGTGAGCCTGATGCTCCTGGGGGCACCCGTGTGACTCGTGGTTTGCTGCGCGATGGCCGAGTCAGCACACATTCCTGCGAACAGCAACGTACCTGATACAACCGCAGCGGCGATAAACTTCATAACAACACCCCTCATCAGTTAAACCGGCACTTAGCCAGTGACGCGCGTTTCGTTACTGGCGCCTTTGTCGCGCCATCACGCATAGGCATGCACGACTCAGCTCAAATCAGACCCTTTTCGTCTGCCAGCACCTCGGGCAGGATAGAGCGGATCATTTTTTGTCCTCCTGCTTGCCCCGAATCAGCGCCTCCGGGTGACGCTCGAGGTAATCCGCCAGCGTGCGGAATGCTGCTGCCGTGCGGGCCAGTTCTTTCATGGCGTCGCCGGTGTTTTTCACCACGGCGGAATCGGGTTGCAGCATGTTGTTTGCCGAGTCCAGCGCGGCCTTCGCCGCGGCCAGTGTCTGGGTCGCCTGCGGCGCAACGTCGGCATCGAGCTGCTTGAGCAGTGCGTCTGCATCGCGCAGCGTCTGATGCGCATCGTTGCCGATGCCCTCGAACGGAATCTTGTTCAGCTTGGCCAGCAGGGTTGTCACCGAATCCTGCAGCGATTGCAGTCCGCCGGGTACAGTTGGGAACTCAGGAGGATTGGCACTCCAGTCCATCTTTGCTTTAGGCGCGTTGGGGAAGAAGTCGAGCGCAACGTACAGTTGTCCGGTCAGCAGATTTCCGGTGCGCAACTGCGCCCTCATGCCATGGTCCACCAGCCATTGGGCAAGTTGCCGACGATCGTTCGTGACCCTGCCCCCGGCTCCGCCCGATGCGTAGTGCGACGTGAACCGCTCCGGGAACAGCTTGATTTCAACAGGAATACTGAAGCTCCGGGTAGCGGGATCGAACCGGGTGTGAATCGCCGCCACCTCCCCTACCACGATGCCGAGAAAATCCACCGGTGCGCCGACCGTCAATCCGCGCACCGACTGCCTGAAGTTGAACACATACTCATCGACGATCCGATCGTGCTGCGCCATCGCTTCAGCCCGCTCGCGGAACAGCGCAAAGTCGGTGTTTGCGTTGGCTTCTGGCTGATCGGCGGTTTCATCCGGCGTCTGGAACGCCAATCCGCCAATCAGGATGGAGACCAGCGACTCCGTATTCACCTTGACGCCGCTCGTATCCAGCGACACGTCGATTCCGCTCGCATGCCAGAAGCGCGTATCTTCTTTGACGTATTTGTCGTAGGGTGCGTCGATGAAGATGTTCATCGTCACACCCTTTCCGTTTGCATCGAGCTGGTACGAAGTAACGTGTCCCACCTGCAGCCGTCTGTAGTAGATCGGAGAGCCTACGTCCAGCGAGCCCATATCGTCGCCCTTCAGGACGAACTGGCGGCCCGGCACCCCGGTCGCGATGACGGGCGGTGACTCGAGACCTGTGTAATCGCGCCGCGACTTCGTCGAGGCTCCGACATCCATGCCGATGAAGGAGCCCGAAAGCAAGGTGCCGATACCGGATACCGTTCCGCCGGAAATGCGTGGGCGAACCACCCAGAATCGCGTGTCGTCCACCAGCAGACCGGTAGCATCCTTGGCAAGTTCAGCGGTGGCGATCACCTTGCGATGATCGCCTGACAACGTGACGCTTTTGACCACACCGATATCCACGTTCTTGAACTTGAGTTTGGTCTTGCCCGCGTCGAGCCCCTCCCCAGTTTCAAAACTGATGGTAACGGTCGGCCCCTGTTCGAGGATCGCCTTGACCGCGAGCCAGCCGCCGATCAGCACCGCCACCAGCGGCACCAGCCACACCACCTGCATGCGCCAGCGCGAGCGCCGCGTCGCCACCGCTTCGGGGAGCTCAGGCGAGTCAGACTGCCCAGAGGGCCTAGACACGATCAGCCTCCGTCTTAGCCTCGGTCGAGTCAATTATTGGATTTCGCGTCAGTCGATAGCAATTGGCCTTTGGTCCCATAGCGCGCGAACTCGCGGCGCGGGCCTATGCCATTGCCTCGTCAGACAGGCGGTACACCGTCGAGCGCGGCACGCACCGTCGTGACGAACAGCTCGTCATTGAAGGGCTTGCGCAGCCAGGCCACCGCACCGCCCGCGAGCGCGTGCTCGCGTACGCCGATCTCATCGTGCGCGGTGATGAAGATGATCGGCATGCCTTTGCCGGACAGACGCTGCTGGACCTGGAGCCCGTTGAGCCCGGGCATCTGCACGTCGAGAATGACGCAGTCGGGTTGATACGCCGGCATTGATGCGAGGGCGTCGAGAAACGCATCGCCGGTGGCGAACGTTTCCGAAGCAATCCCAATGGAGCGCAGCAATCGCCTGATTGCACGACTCACCGATTCATCGTCATCGACGACGACAACGAATGGTTTGAGGTTTCCCATGGAGAGTAATCCGGTGTCCTGGAATGCGCGAGTCTGCGCACTCCCCCACACGAAAGCCTACGAGGCACACAGGCTCACGAATATTGGACTTTGGTCCCGTGTGGACCGAGTACGGACCCGGTGCGGACCCGGGGCGCCCCTATTGCGAACCGCGCATGGAGCGACCTGCAGCCTTTCGGCGGCAATCGCACCGGGACAGCCCCCCGAACCTGGTCACGCCACCATCGACCGGCTGGTTTGATTTCAGCGCGAAACGTGGAGTTCGCCCGCACCACCGAGAGCGACTTTGTCCGCGACGCGCACGAGCTCGGCAAGCGAAGTGACTTCCATCTTCGCCATCACGCGCGCGCGATGGGCCTTGATCGTCTTTTCGACAATGCCAAGCTCGCCGGCCACCTGCTTGTTCAGGCGCCCCGTGACCACCAGCGCCATGACTTCCCTTTCACGCGGCGTGAGCCTGTCCAGCCGGCCACGGATCGCGTCGATCTCGCAGCGCACCGCGCGAGTCTGCGCAACGCGTTCGAACGCTGCGTCGATCGCGCTGAGCAAATCGCAATCATTCACAGGTTTTGCCAGAAAATCGGTGGCCCCCGCTTTCATTGCGCCCACCGTCATTGCGATATCGCCGTGACCGGTGATGAAGATGATCGGCAGCACCGCGTTGAGTTCCCGTTGCAATGCCAGACCGTCCAGGTCAGGCAACTGCACGTCGAGAACCAGACAAGCCGGAGAATCGACCTCGCGTAGCCGTTCGAGAAATGCGCGGGCATTGCCGAATGCTTCGACACGGTAACCCGCGGAGTGGATCAGACGCGCCAACGCACGGCGCACGGAATCGTCGTCGTCGACGACGAAGACAAGCGAATCGGATTCAGTCATGGCCTTTATCGCGACTTATCCTCCGGCGTCGCATCGCCGGACGGCAGTGCAACGTAGAATGTCGCGCCTCGATCGTCGTTGTTTTCGGCCCATAGTCGCCCGCGGTGCATGTCGATGATGGAACGGCTAATCGACAAGCCCAAACCGAGCCCTTGGGGTTTTGACGTGAAAAACGGCTTGAATATCTTGTCCAGCTTATCGGCAGTCAACCCATGACCTCGATCGCGAACAGCAATCAACACCATACCGCTGTCAGCCGACTTCAATGTGACGCACACCAATCGGTCGACGGGTGGGACTTCGTTCATCGCATCGAACGCATTCAGCAACAGATTCAACATGACCTGCTGCAATTGAACCCGGTCACCGCGCACAGGTGGCAATGCCGTGTCGATATCGAGCGTCACGCGCATACCGCGCACGATCGCGTCGCTGTGAACCAGCGCCACCACATCGCGCATCACGCTCGCGAGGTCGAGCGGAATCACATCGAGATCGCCCTTCTTGACGACCGCGCGAATCCGCCGGATCACCTCGCTGGCCCGGTAATCGTCCTGGACGATATCGTTCAGAATGTCGCGCAATTCCGCCAGATCGATTGGATCGGCCGTCATGAAACGCTGCGCAGCCTGCACGTTGCTGAGTATCGCGGTAAGCGGCTGATTCAACTCATGCGCCAGCGAGGAAGCCAGCTGCCCCATCGTCGATACGCGCGTCAGATGGGCAAGATCCTGGCGTTGTCGATGCAGCTCATATCGCTCTGTCTTGTCGATGACGAACACGAGCGTCACGTTTTTACCATCGAAACGAAATGGACTCAGGTCGATTTCAGCACGAAACTCCGTACCGTCCTTACGGCGCGCGCACAGATCATCTAGCGGCAAGATGCCACGTGATTGCTGCATGACCAAGGGATCGGCCCAACGCGGCGCGTAGCTGTCGAAACGCAGCGCATGAACGAGCAGTTCCACCGGCTTCCCGACTAACTCGTCGTGCTCGTAGCCGAAGAGCCGATCCGCTTGCGGATTGACCATTGCTATCGAGCCGCGCTCGTCGAGTATCAGAATCGCCAACGGCAATAATG
This genomic interval carries:
- a CDS encoding fatty-acyl-CoA synthase codes for the protein MQSLGQMMYAPMLLSSILEQAARHSADVEIVSRRVEGDVHRYTYRDCHARSMQLAQALLARGIQTGERIGTLAWNGYRHMELYYGVSGIGAVCHTINPRLFPEQIAYIINHARDRFVFFDASFAALVEQIAGQCPHVEAWIMLGDETALPCKFAVPLECYESLIAGYSGRFTWPQFDEQQAALLCYTSGTTGNPKGVLYSHRSTTLMAYASALPDVLALSASETVAPVVPMFHVNAWGLPFSATLVGAKLVLPGAKLDGESLSSLFEQEGVTMSAGVPTVWLGFVDYMRRTGRTNGTFRRAIVGGAACPPHLAASLEEIGVKAVHAWGMTELSPLGTVCTPSHSYARKSIDERRLIDVKQGRVVPGIDLKILDPNGDELPWDGKSAGELMTRGHWVVDCYFGTHTSALEDGWFRTGDIATIDADGYMHITDRSKDMIKSGGEWISSIELENIAVSHPEIAQAACIACAHPKWDERPLLIVVAREGSSVTALELLQFYTGKVSKWCVPDDVVFVADLPLTGTGKVQKLMLRQRFKEHFTDFDVRTV
- a CDS encoding Opacity protein, with product MQRFPATRSALNATIVLFAAAVPTVTLAQQPPSDAWQFEATPYLWAAGMSGWSRIGARTPTSNVDVGFSDVWRALNFGAMGTFEARKGRWGIIVDGVYVKLSDTSDPLLNGQLGTVRLKMTQTVLQAAGAYRVLDSPVTPIDVLAGVRYTYLHGDLSYSGGPLLPNGASRNNSTDWTDGFIGLRAAYAFSEKWSVFGYADAGTGGTKHSWQLIAGADYNFTKTIAAKIGYRILSMDYEKPNFLYNMKTEGFFAGVSFKF
- a CDS encoding potassium efflux system protein, whose product is MSSPPHRLVLAVKALLDRAGVGCARRLPGTACLAALLIIARLLLAGATVSAVAAQGDPPGAVPTADLSIEEVRRTAREAEVRKDIDAPTKARIAELSRAALADLERVPELRAQAESYRQLMRDAPAQTRDLERQLEGLRSVSEPAIPTPASASSLDDLEHTLDQSEARQAATRAELAELDLEIERADTEPSDLRNTQHEAQAGLERLRDEIQTASGASRQTLLAKTELQAKRATLMVREAEAEVLRNRIDAQPIIVRLTRLRQELIRAQVQRGDADLKRLAAQVDQRRVDDARLAEEDAAGRERQLVGRSPVLSRLAAANVQSSAQLAETARQIESLRLARNLRAAEAENLELDFQRARLRLERGKLTESLARVLAERGAALPEAEQFRRARGERAQAAESISAAAFQVERERRRLEDPDQELDVVMRDEGARTTPSESASLRGEAQVLIAERKELLDQLGVSQRTYLNTLDKLVAAEDQLLSTAQDYRSLIDKALFWVPVAPLSGRSFRDFPQTLRWLAAPGGWREVGETLETQAQARWIQVLALAGVVLATLVMRKRLLTRLQRLAERRDVAGNSNVAATVQALGITLLFVSPLPLAIGAIGDLIVASSTASEFANAVGEACNLTAWGVLIGMFLLRLFRPGGIAELQFGRDAQSVRMLRRASGAFTFLVVPLGFISLAASQYDDPVVRASLGRLSHMLALLVFASVVAVTFRPGGRVFTRYFVSNAEERGVVAKHVLYLVACMVPISLAVLSAAGFYHAAQVFGRLVLFTCLTAAAIALFHALAARWLRNQRVELERARAQGKDPETIVFVDGVRKKLDRPDPVSIGAQATRLLRALSVILLVVGVLVVWRDALPGLSLLNEISLWTYSDVVEGQTVERAVTLGGVMFALAVGFVAIIAVKNIGGFLEVAFPERVRLSGSSRYAINTLARYVIVGGTVVTVFSLLGGSWSRIQWLVAAMGVGLGFGLQEIFANFVSGLIILFERPIRIGDTVTVGDLTGVVTRVQARATTVVDFDRKEVVIPNKTVITERVINWTLSDSITRLVPKIRVAYGSDTALVCELILKAARSVPYILADPEPCVFFRAFGESSLDFEAFLFVEGVDQRLPATHEVLTAIDLELRQAGIEIPFPQRDVRFRSTPPSLMAHGAAQREDGEASTDATTSRAPGTPRC
- a CDS encoding paraquat-inducible protein B translates to MSRPSGQSDSPELPEAVATRRSRWRMQVVWLVPLVAVLIGGWLAVKAILEQGPTVTISFETGEGLDAGKTKLKFKNVDIGVVKSVTLSGDHRKVIATAELAKDATGLLVDDTRFWVVRPRISGGTVSGIGTLLSGSFIGMDVGASTKSRRDYTGLESPPVIATGVPGRQFVLKGDDMGSLDVGSPIYYRRLQVGHVTSYQLDANGKGVTMNIFIDAPYDKYVKEDTRFWHASGIDVSLDTSGVKVNTESLVSILIGGLAFQTPDETADQPEANANTDFALFRERAEAMAQHDRIVDEYVFNFRQSVRGLTVGAPVDFLGIVVGEVAAIHTRFDPATRSFSIPVEIKLFPERFTSHYASGGAGGRVTNDRRQLAQWLVDHGMRAQLRTGNLLTGQLYVALDFFPNAPKAKMDWSANPPEFPTVPGGLQSLQDSVTTLLAKLNKIPFEGIGNDAHQTLRDADALLKQLDADVAPQATQTLAAAKAALDSANNMLQPDSAVVKNTGDAMKELARTAAAFRTLADYLERHPEALIRGKQEDKK
- a CDS encoding Response regulator receiver domain-containing protein, translating into MGNLKPFVVVVDDDESVSRAIRRLLRSIGIASETFATGDAFLDALASMPAYQPDCVILDVQMPGLNGLQVQQRLSGKGMPIIFITAHDEIGVREHALAGGAVAWLRKPFNDELFVTTVRAALDGVPPV
- a CDS encoding two component transcriptional regulator, LuxR family, which gives rise to MTESDSLVFVVDDDDSVRRALARLIHSAGYRVEAFGNARAFLERLREVDSPACLVLDVQLPDLDGLALQRELNAVLPIIFITGHGDIAMTVGAMKAGATDFLAKPVNDCDLLSAIDAAFERVAQTRAVRCEIDAIRGRLDRLTPREREVMALVVTGRLNKQVAGELGIVEKTIKAHRARVMAKMEVTSLAELVRVADKVALGGAGELHVSR
- a CDS encoding PAS domain S-box-containing protein, with translation MSIVMPVIVVLQTAIILGLLVIGLRHRASTSFSSVNPPISGAHYRECGMPGGRAAHAALLELADKAGLQESLNRPCQSEPLRPDHPPTPHEVSGAPDSGLPASRARRRFTDRLRTMASARIVRRKTHDGEARAVLARDSHADAEEQVSGERYFREALALLPLAILILDERGSIAMVNPQADRLFGYEHDELVGKPVELLVHALRFDSYAPRWADPLVMQQSRGILPLDDLCARRKDGTEFRAEIDLSPFRFDGKNVTLVFVIDKTERYELHRQRQDLAHLTRVSTMGQLASSLAHELNQPLTAILSNVQAAQRFMTADPIDLAELRDILNDIVQDDYRASEVIRRIRAVVKKGDLDVIPLDLASVMRDVVALVHSDAIVRGMRVTLDIDTALPPVRGDRVQLQQVMLNLLLNAFDAMNEVPPVDRLVCVTLKSADSGMVLIAVRDRGHGLTADKLDKIFKPFFTSKPQGLGLGLSISRSIIDMHRGRLWAENNDDRGATFYVALPSGDATPEDKSR